GCGTGTTTGCTCAACTTCCGCGCCTGCTCGAACGCAGCGGACGAACGGAGCGGGGGAGCATCACGGGGCTCTACACCGTTCTCGTGGAAGGGGACGATACCAACGAGCCAATCTCCGATACAGTCCGCGGAATTCTCGATGGCCACATCGTGCTGTCTCGAGAACTGGCGCATCAATCTCACTGGCCGGCCATCGATGTGCTGGGGAGCGTGAGCCGATTGATGAATGAGCTGGCCAGTCCGGAACATCTCACGGCTGCCCAGAATCTGAAGCGAATGCTCGCGGCTTATCGGCAGTCCGAGGACATGATCAACATCGGTGCCTATCAGGCCGGTTCGAATCCGAAAATTGACCGGGCCATTGCCTTGAAGCCGCACGTCGATCGCGTGTTACAGCAGGCTTCGACCGAGCACGTGCCGATGACGGAAACCATTCAGAAACTTCTCGCGATCGGCAGCCAGGTTGCTCCGGCACCTGCCGTCCCGCCAGGCAACGAACCTCAGCAGCCGACCTCGGCGACTGCCTGACCGAATAACAGATCGTCATTTGAACTATGTCTTTTCAGTTTCGACTTGAATCACTCCTGAAATACCGTCGCCATCAACTTGACCAGTGTCGGCAACTCATGGCCGATGTGTTGCGAGATCAGGAAACATGTACCGCGTCGCTTCAGGATCTCGACGACGATCGAACCGAAACGCTGGAACAGATGCGGACGGCCAGTCTGAGCGGTTCCATCAATGTCCGAAAGCTGGCCTCAATTCGATATGACGTCGCTCAGATTGATGAGCATAAACTGCGGCTACGGGCGGATCACAGCCGTTACGAGAAGCAACTCGAACTCTGTCGTCAGGCCGTCCAACAGGCAGATGCGGCGGTCAAGTCGCTGGAACGCCTGAGAGATAAACAACTTCAACAGCACGATCACAAGGAAGCCCGCAAAACCGAAATCAGCCTGCAGGATGCCTGGGCGTCCGTGAATCTGCGGGCAACCTAGGCTCCCAGGCATTTCTGTTTATTCGGAGACCCTTCGGGAAGGATCACGGACAATCGACGACGGGTCCGTTAAACATTTGCGGGACATCGTCACTCACTCTCTCTCACTCCTTTTTGTAGTCCTTGGTGGACCATGATACGTATTCTTGGCGCAGTGATCGGAATCTTCTCCACGGCGACCCTTCTCACCGTGGCGCTGGTCTTCGTGTATTCGTGGGGCCAGGGACACATGAGCCGTGAGGCTGTGCTGGAGATCGCCGCCATCGTGAAAGGAGAACCGCGGCCGAGCGACCTGCAGAAGGAGGAAGAGGTCGAGATGGAGATGACCTCTTACGATGAGATCGTCCGCAAGCGGACCGAGAAGATCCTCAGCATTGCCGCCCGGGAGAGTGAACTGGCCGTGCTCAAGAAGGCGATCGATGATCAAACGAACCTCGTGATGACCGAACGGCAGAAACTTGAACAAATCAAGAAGACATTCAAGGATGAACTGGAAAAAGAACGGACGGCCCTTGCGGATGAAGCCGTGGCTCAGGCTCGAGCGATCCTGCTGAAGATGGATCCGGAGTCGGGGGTTGAGAAACTCCTGGCGCTTAATACCGATGATGCCGTTCTTTTGCTCAAGGGGATGCCGGAAAAGGACGCCGCCCGGATTCTTGATCAGTTTCGCGAAAGAATTGCCGGGAAAGATCCGATGGAACGCGTCCAAAAAGCCGAAGAAATATACAAGGCAATCTATCGGGGCGAACCACTCATTGACCCAGCCGATCGTGCTCAGCAGGCGTTGATGGATCAACCCGGCGGCGAGATCGAGTCGCGTTGACGGGAGTCAGTGACCGCTGCGGTCGATTGCCCGGTGTCTGAACCGCTTTCAGACATCTTCGGATCGAACCGTTCAGCGAGGCACACGGATGTTGCCCCCACAAGAGAGTCTGCTCAGTTTGAGCACGGTCCTTGCGCGACCTCAAAAAACACAGCTCCCGGATCCTTCGGTCCCTCGGGAGCAGAAGGTCAGTACGCCCGATCGACCATCCTTTGAGGACCAGCTGCGGAATCGCCGATCGACGAAAGTCGACCCGGAACCGAGCTCGCGCGCCGAGCGACCGATACCGGCTGCTGACGATTCGACCAGACGATCAGCCGCTTTGCCCGAGAAATCCCGTCCGGTGGCTCACGCGACTCCGAAACCTGTCGAGAACAGGACGCCACCGAAGTCTCCCGAAGTTAACAACGTTTCGACAGTTGAGCACGAGTCAAATCTCGAAGCGACTTCAGCTCCGATCGGAACGGAACCGAGCACCCCTCCCGTAGAGGCTGCTCTACCGGAATCGAAGCCGCAAGCCGTTCAAGCGGAATCCGATAGTCAGACCGCGACGCCGGTGCCATTGACCTTCCTGCACGCAACTGCGAATCGCTACGCCGAGAAACCGGAGAAGTACGCTCGAACAAACGCGAATACAGAACTGGTCGGGGAACCGCACGAAGTGATCGCCCCGGCGATGTTTCTCCAGGCGATGGCACCGAAATCGAACTCCAGGATCGAAGTGACTCCGGGAGACGGCGAGTCGGAACCAGTCGATACTCAGAATCAGGTCGATGAAGAGACTTTGCTCGCGCTGAGCGTTACGCCAGCAGCCGCACCCATTGAAGATGAAGTCGAGTCGACGTTCGATGACGAAACTTTCGAGTCAGCTCCAGAACAGCTGCCTGAAGGGGACAATGTTGAAGTCAACTCGGTCGCACAGTCAGTAAGCACGATCGAGCGGGCGACCACTGCGAATTCCGCTGCAGGTGCAGTCGACTCCGCGGATGAGCCTGCTGAGGATGAAGTCAACGACGAGCCGTCAGGACAACCGGTCCTGAAGCAGAGTTCCACGGCGAGCGAACAGGAAACAGAGACAAACCTCGCGGAAACCCGTTCGGAAGATCTGGTCGAATCGCCGGTCGTTTCCCGACAGGAATCCGCACAACAGGGCGCTCAGCCGCTGAAGTCCGTCCAGGAGACCACTTCGCCGGAACTGACGGAACCGGAAGCCGATTCCGAACCGGTGAATGAGTCGGGTGAAGCGGTCGAACAACGGACATTCGGACCCCAGACAACCATTTTCGGAAGCAGTGCTCAATCGACCGTACCGCAGCCGAATCAGCCGGTGACGCCATCCAGTGAGTCCCCGTCGACTCCGGTGACTTCCGTCACTCCCACGGCGGTTGACGCGGTGACGACCGAAGCCAGAGACCAGGTGAAGGTTCAGGATGCAACAGCCGGACCACGCGATTCCGCTGCGAATGCCGTTAGCGTTGAGAATCGCACGTCTGTTTCGGCGAGCACAAAGACAGAATCGCCTCGACCAGTCCTGGAGACGACACGAAGTGATGTTCCTCAGAAGTTGGCCGGCTTCCTGCAACAGGCTGCCGAGCAAGGCAAGCCAATGCGGATTCGGCTCAATCCTCCTGAACTTGGGACGCTTCAGATCGAGATCGGTCGCCACCAGGGACAGCTCACGGCTCGGCTGGAAGTCGAGACCGCAGCCGCTCGTTCTGTGATCTTCGAACAGTTGAGCGTACTGCGGGAATCTCTGCAGCAGCAGGGTCTGAAGCTCGATCAGATTCACGTCGAAGTGAACGAGAGTCTGAGTCAGGGATCGGACAGCGGAGTCGATGGAGATTCCGGCAACGGGCAGTTTTCCGAAGACGAAGACCGTCCGCGGGACTTCGGCTACACCTCGGGAGAGCCGGCGGAAGAAGAAACAACGTCTCGACCTTCGATCGTGCGGACCACGGCCGGCGTGACGGAAATTGACGTCGAAGTTTAACCGACGCCCCTCAATAGATAGAAGGCAGGATGCCATGGCTGTTATCGATACAGTGACCAGCCCAACCGGCGAGAAGATCAATATCGTCGATCAGCAGAGTGCGGGTTTCAACGCGCTTGATGCCGAAGCATTTCTCAAGATGCTCATCGTGCAGCTGCAAAATCAGGACCCGACCGAGCCGGTGAGCAACGAAGCTCTGCTGAGCCAGTTGTCGGAAATGCGCAGTCTGCAGGGAGGCATCGAACTTCAGGAAACGCTGAAGACGGTGACCGACACCCAGGCGGCGGCTGCGAAAACATCGTTTGCGTCATCGGCAGCGGCACTCATCGGACGTTTCATCAAGGCTGATATCGAAGTGACTTCGATTGATCCGGTGACCAACGAGGAAACGAAAAGCTCGCAGGCGGTTAGCGGAGAAGTCGAGAGGGCGATCCTGAAAGACGGCAAAGCATATGTTGTCGTCGGTGGAAAGGAAGTGCCGATCGACAAGATCACCACCGTCTCAAACGAGGCGTTTGAAGAGTAGCGAATAACGAACAGAGAGACGCCACATCCGGTGTTAATCTGGGAGAAAAGTACGGATCCTGACGGCGGATGCCGATACAGGATAGGGATGCGTCTGCGATTCCGGCCTGGAGCTTCACTCCGCCGGAAACGCCAGGACGCACGTATCGACAGCGAGCGCTCTCGGGGGAGAGTCGTTCGTCAGGGACGAGTTACTGTCGGGGGAAAAAATGGGACTTACATCCGCGTTGACCACATCGCTGAACGGTCTGGCTCTGAACGAACAGACCATCGACGTTCTGGGAAACAATATTGCCAATGCCGGAACGAACGGGTTCAAAGCCTCGTCCGTGCTCTTTCAGACCCAGCTGTCCCGTACACTTTCAGTCGGCTCGCGTCCATCGGCTGACAACGGCGGTACGAACCCGAAACAGATCGGTCTGGGAGCCACCTCAGCCGCCATCTTCAAGGACTTCTCGCAGGGTTCGATTACGAACTCGACCAGTCCTTCCGATCTTGCCATTCAGGGAGACGGCTTCTTCATCGTGAACGGTCCCGACGGGAACGTCTACTCGCGAGCCGGTAACTTCAACTTGAGTAGTGAAGATACGCTGGTCACTCCCTCCGGATTGCGGGTTCAGGGATACGGCGTGGACGAAGACTTCAATCTCGTGACCACTCAGCTGGCCGATATCGAAATTCCCCTGGGCGATCTGACTGTCGCTCAGCAGACGCGAAATCTGTCGATCAGCGGTGCAGTCCTGTCGACTGGCGAACTTTCCACAATGGGGGCCACGCTGAATTCGCAGGACGCGTTCGTGAATACGGCCGGTGGAACTGTCGGCGGCGGGGACACCGCGAGTGGCGCGACTCTGCTGACTTCGCTGTACAAAGAGGGCGACGCGACTCCACTGTTCAGTCTCGATGATGAGATTACGTTCACGCCTCGCAAGGGGGGGCGAATTCTGGAGTCGCAAACGCTGGCTGTTACATCGACCACCACGCTGTCGGACCTGCTGACGATGATGGACCATACGCTCGGTATCCAGAGCGGTGGTACGGTCCCTCAGGAAGGGGGCCAGAATCCGGGAATCACAATCGACGCCAACGGGCTGATTCAGGTGATTGGCAACCGCGGCTCCGTCAACGATGTCTCCATCACGCTGGGCGATCTGCAGGTCACCAATGGATCGGCCTCGTCGACCGTTGATCTGGCCTTCACGAAAAACCAGTTCGCGGACGGCGAAAGCGCCATCACCGACTTCATCGTGTTCGATTCGCTGGGGCAGGAAGTCAACGTGAAGATGACAACCTATCTCGAATCCCGCGATTCAACATCATCCACGTTCCGCTACTTCCTGGAAAGTGTCGACGACAGCGATTCTGACATCGTATTGGGCAATGGAACGTTCGTTTTCGACGGCGAAGGGATCGTAACGTCCGGCGGGGTTCAGCAGTTCGCGATCGACCGAAATAACACGGCGGCCATCAGTCCGATGCAGATCAATATCGACCTGCGGAGTCTGACAGGGATCTCGACCAAGTCAGCCGGAAGCGCGATTACGCTGCAGGCTCAGGACGGTTCGAGCCCGGGTTCGCTGTCGAGTTTCGTGATCGATGAAACCGGCGTGATCAACGGGATCTTCGACAACGGGATTATCCGCACGCTCGGTCAGGTGGTCCTGGCTCGATTCTCGAACCCGCAGGGTCTGCTCGATAACGGCGATACCACCTTCCTCGAAGGGGTCAGCTCGGGCACACCGTTCCTCGTCACACCGGGGAACTTCGGTGCGGGAACGATTCGAGCCGGTTCGATTGAACTGTCGAATACCGACATCGGGCGAAACCTGGTCGATCTGATCGTCGCTTCGACGAACTATCGAGGAAACGCGCGAGTGATCGATTCGGTGCAGCGACTCGTCGATGAACTTCTGCTCCTGGGCCGATAAGCGAACCCGGTAATTCGTGACTGAAGGAACAGGTCATGATCAAACTGACGCGGCTTAACGGCGAGCAATTCGTGTTGAACGCGGAACTGATCCGGTACATCGAGAGTCGTCCGGATACTTACATCACGCTGACAACCGATGATCGCCTGATCGTGAAAGAAACGGTCGACGAGGTCGTGAAGCGGAGTGTTGACTATTCCCGGTCCGTGCGTCGCATTCCGGGATTGTGATCGGGCGACGTTCGCGGCACAGAGAACTGAAGATCAGCTTAGGTTCCACGCAGAAACTGAGATATGGATAAGGCAACAGTTGGAGGTTTGGTCCTGGCCGTAGGCCTGCTGGCGCTGGCAGTTTTGCTGGCACCGGGAGGCTCGTTCCTCGCATTCTGGGACGCGGCTTCAGCAGCCGTGGTTATCGGAGGGGCGATCGCCGCCACCTGCATCGCGTTTCCATTCGGGGCGCTGTTTCTCACCCCCGGCGTGGTGAAGAAGGTAATGAGCCCCAAGATGCAGGATCTGCGTCCTGTCATTCGCCAGCTGGTCGAATTCTCGGAGATTGCCCGCCGGGACGGAATTCTCGCCCTGGAAGGCAAGACCGAAGAGATTGAGGACCCCTTCATTCTGCTCGGGATTCAGATGGCCGTGGATGGCACTGATGCCGAACTCATGGAAGCGGTGCTGCGAACGGAGATGGAAGCGGTGGCTGCCCGGCACAAGACGGGGAAGTCGTTGATGGAAACCATGGGACGCTATGCTCCGGCATTCGGGATGATCGGAACCCTGATGGGACTGATCATCATGCTCGGAAACATGGATGATCCGGCTGCGATCGGCCCGGGTATGGCCGTGGCTCTGATTACCACACTCTATGGAGCCATGGTCTCGAACATCGTCTGCCTGCCGTTTGCCGACAAACTGGGTTACTACAGTAAACGCGAGCTGGAGGTTCGCGAGGTGATCGTCCGGGGCATTCTCTCCATTCAGGAGGGAGACAACCCCCGCGTGCTCGAGCAGAAGCTCAACACCTTCCTGCCGGTCAACCAGCGTAAGTCCGACGAAGAGGAAGCCGCCTGATTCAGTGAGTCAGCTCGCTGACGGACTTCCCTAGGGGAACGACCGTCCGGACGAAGAAAGGGACCAAGATGTCAGTCATTCAGGATGATCCACCACCGGGAGTTCCCGAGTGGGTCGTCACCTATGGCGACATGATGTCTCTGTTGCTTACGTTCTTCATCATGCTGGTTTCGCTCAGCGAGATGAAGCAGGAGGGGGAGATCCGGGCAATGCTCGATTCTCTGCAGGAACGATTCGGATCCAGTCCGATGGCCGTCAGTGGCGTCCCGGGACCCTCGTTGCAGGAAAACAGCCCCTATAGCAGCTTCAAATCGAAGGGAAGTCGTTCCGAAGACGGAACCAAGCACAAGAGCCAGGATGACGACGGGCACGTCGGTGCGCACAAAACCGTCGACCGGATCAACCATGGAACCATGGTGACGATGGGGGGGCCGACCGGCTTTGAGCCGCAGGGAGCCGGACTGACCGACCAGATTCGCGAGAACCTCGATATTCTGGCGGAAATTATCCGTGACAAACCGAACCTGATCAGCGTCCGCGGCCATGCTTCGCCCGAGCCGCTGCCGGCGGACAGTCCCTTCAAGAATCAGTTTCATCTGTCGTTCAAACGGGCTCAGGCGGTCGCCGACTATCTGATCCACGAGAAGCAAATTGAGAAAGAACGCATTATCGTCAGCGCTTCTGGCGATACCGAACCGCGGAAGCTTACCCGCGATGAGAGTCAGCAATCCGTCAATCATCGGGTTGACGTGTTTTTGATTGACACCTATATAACGCCATAACGCGATGTGCGCAGGCCTTTGAACCTGCAGTCGCGGAGTTTACGCAGGCTGGGCTGTTTATGGCCCACTGCGATTGGGCGTTCGAAGACA
The sequence above is a segment of the Rubinisphaera margarita genome. Coding sequences within it:
- a CDS encoding flagellar FliJ family protein, whose product is MSFQFRLESLLKYRRHQLDQCRQLMADVLRDQETCTASLQDLDDDRTETLEQMRTASLSGSINVRKLASIRYDVAQIDEHKLRLRADHSRYEKQLELCRQAVQQADAAVKSLERLRDKQLQQHDHKEARKTEISLQDAWASVNLRAT
- a CDS encoding flagellar hook-length control protein FliK translates to MAHATPKPVENRTPPKSPEVNNVSTVEHESNLEATSAPIGTEPSTPPVEAALPESKPQAVQAESDSQTATPVPLTFLHATANRYAEKPEKYARTNANTELVGEPHEVIAPAMFLQAMAPKSNSRIEVTPGDGESEPVDTQNQVDEETLLALSVTPAAAPIEDEVESTFDDETFESAPEQLPEGDNVEVNSVAQSVSTIERATTANSAAGAVDSADEPAEDEVNDEPSGQPVLKQSSTASEQETETNLAETRSEDLVESPVVSRQESAQQGAQPLKSVQETTSPELTEPEADSEPVNESGEAVEQRTFGPQTTIFGSSAQSTVPQPNQPVTPSSESPSTPVTSVTPTAVDAVTTEARDQVKVQDATAGPRDSAANAVSVENRTSVSASTKTESPRPVLETTRSDVPQKLAGFLQQAAEQGKPMRIRLNPPELGTLQIEIGRHQGQLTARLEVETAAARSVIFEQLSVLRESLQQQGLKLDQIHVEVNESLSQGSDSGVDGDSGNGQFSEDEDRPRDFGYTSGEPAEEETTSRPSIVRTTAGVTEIDVEV
- a CDS encoding flagellar hook assembly protein FlgD, coding for MAVIDTVTSPTGEKINIVDQQSAGFNALDAEAFLKMLIVQLQNQDPTEPVSNEALLSQLSEMRSLQGGIELQETLKTVTDTQAAAAKTSFASSAAALIGRFIKADIEVTSIDPVTNEETKSSQAVSGEVERAILKDGKAYVVVGGKEVPIDKITTVSNEAFEE
- a CDS encoding flagellar hook-basal body complex protein, coding for MGLTSALTTSLNGLALNEQTIDVLGNNIANAGTNGFKASSVLFQTQLSRTLSVGSRPSADNGGTNPKQIGLGATSAAIFKDFSQGSITNSTSPSDLAIQGDGFFIVNGPDGNVYSRAGNFNLSSEDTLVTPSGLRVQGYGVDEDFNLVTTQLADIEIPLGDLTVAQQTRNLSISGAVLSTGELSTMGATLNSQDAFVNTAGGTVGGGDTASGATLLTSLYKEGDATPLFSLDDEITFTPRKGGRILESQTLAVTSTTTLSDLLTMMDHTLGIQSGGTVPQEGGQNPGITIDANGLIQVIGNRGSVNDVSITLGDLQVTNGSASSTVDLAFTKNQFADGESAITDFIVFDSLGQEVNVKMTTYLESRDSTSSTFRYFLESVDDSDSDIVLGNGTFVFDGEGIVTSGGVQQFAIDRNNTAAISPMQINIDLRSLTGISTKSAGSAITLQAQDGSSPGSLSSFVIDETGVINGIFDNGIIRTLGQVVLARFSNPQGLLDNGDTTFLEGVSSGTPFLVTPGNFGAGTIRAGSIELSNTDIGRNLVDLIVASTNYRGNARVIDSVQRLVDELLLLGR
- a CDS encoding flagellar FlbD family protein, giving the protein MIKLTRLNGEQFVLNAELIRYIESRPDTYITLTTDDRLIVKETVDEVVKRSVDYSRSVRRIPGL
- a CDS encoding motility protein A; this encodes MDKATVGGLVLAVGLLALAVLLAPGGSFLAFWDAASAAVVIGGAIAATCIAFPFGALFLTPGVVKKVMSPKMQDLRPVIRQLVEFSEIARRDGILALEGKTEEIEDPFILLGIQMAVDGTDAELMEAVLRTEMEAVAARHKTGKSLMETMGRYAPAFGMIGTLMGLIIMLGNMDDPAAIGPGMAVALITTLYGAMVSNIVCLPFADKLGYYSKRELEVREVIVRGILSIQEGDNPRVLEQKLNTFLPVNQRKSDEEEAA
- a CDS encoding OmpA/MotB family protein — protein: MSVIQDDPPPGVPEWVVTYGDMMSLLLTFFIMLVSLSEMKQEGEIRAMLDSLQERFGSSPMAVSGVPGPSLQENSPYSSFKSKGSRSEDGTKHKSQDDDGHVGAHKTVDRINHGTMVTMGGPTGFEPQGAGLTDQIRENLDILAEIIRDKPNLISVRGHASPEPLPADSPFKNQFHLSFKRAQAVADYLIHEKQIEKERIIVSASGDTEPRKLTRDESQQSVNHRVDVFLIDTYITP